The Blastocatellia bacterium genome contains the following window.
GATTCATCGGGACAGCGTCGCTGTGCGGCGCAGCGGGGCCGATTGTGCAGCAGTTCTTCCTTGTGGAAGTCGGGATCTTGATGTCCATTTTCACGGAGCCGCGCAAGAAGGCTCTCTGAGTAAGCCTTCTCTTTGTCGGAAGCGATTGTCCTTTCCAGCTCGTCAGGAAACGCGCTCAAGACAGAGGATATCGGCTATCGGTCATGGGAGGAGCGCTCTGGTTCGCGCGGAGGTGATGAGGTGTTTGAAGTCGGACGCACGGCGACTTTGACGCGCGCCGGACGCAGCAGGCGATCGCCGATGAGGTATCCGCGCTGATATTCGTCCAGGATCGTGTTCTCCTCGAACTCGTCCGTCGGTTCGATGGCGAAGGCCTCATGGCGCGTGGGGTCAAAGCGCTGTCCGATCGTCTCAATAGGGCGCACATTGAACCGAGCGAGCAACTCCAGGAGTCGGCGATGGATCATACGGAGCCCGTACAATAGTCCATCCATGTCGCGTACCAGTTCGGCTCCCTCCAAGGCGCGCTCGAAGTCGTCCACGATAGGGAGGAATTCGGTCAAGACTTCAGCCCGCGCATCTTCTCGCATGCGTTCCCGCTCGCGCTCGATGCGCTTGCGATAGTTATCGAATTCGGCGGCCAAACGCACGAGCCGATCATAAAGGGCTTGTTTTTCCTGCTGCCACTGGGCGAGCGCGGATCCCTCTTCCGCAGACGCTGAGGTCAGTTGGGGTGATGGCTCGAGCAGCTCCTGACCAAGCTCATGAATCGTCGCCCCGAGTTCTTCCGTTTCCGGCTCCGTTGGAGCGTGCGTCGTCGAAGAGTCTTCGGATGGGCGCACCGTATATCCAGTCTCTCCGTGATCTTCGGCGAAACGGATTGGGATCCGTCGCACATTTGGTTTCTCCATATCCCCCTCCGATGCCTTCCGAGGATATCACCGTGCGAACGAGCGTGTCAACGGCGAGAATCGTTGAGGTCGGCGAGCGAGCGAAGATCTCCCTCGGCGAGGAGAGAGGATCTCACTCGGCGAGTGTGCGCGCGGTGCTGAACGGGGGCCTGACGCGCCTTCGGAAGCGCGAGGCCCATCACTCGATCTTCACCATCGAGGAGAGCGCCCCGATCCCCGCGGGGGACGACGCCCACCGCGAGAAGGACCACCTCCACGATCGTACCCGAACTGATTAGAGGGACGTTCTGGCCTGGGCCGAGCTTCGTTCACAATGAGTGTGCGACCTTCGTATTCTCGCTGGTTCAACTGGCTGATAGCGGCTTCGGCCGCCTCAGCGGAAGCGAGTTCGACGAATCCAAATCCCCGAGAGCGTCCGGTGATCCGGTCGGTGATGACGTGGCTGGAGAGCACGGGACCAAAGGGCCTGAAGAGGTCTTCCAAGTCCTCGCTGGTCACGCTGTAGGGCAAATTCCCGACATAGAGTTTCACGGACATACCATCTCCTCAGCATCGTTACTTGGAAGCCACCGAAGCAGGGCGGAAGAGGCATAGCGGCTTCGCGCTCTGCGCGCGGGGCTTCGAGCATCAGAACGGGGACCTCGGCAGATCTCGCGACCAGTCGAAGCGCCCGATCTCTTGCCGTGAGGGTATCGAGGGCATCACGTTGCTGACCCCCGCGAGCCCCTCATCGGCCAACTCCATATCCCAAACATCGCATTGATGAGCGAGCAATAGAGCATACCTGCGATGTCACTTCGAGTCAAGGTGAAAGGAGCAGAGGGACGGCGGTCCCTGCGGCGCGGAATTGTGGGGGGATGCTGACCTCTCGCATGCGGCGTTGGATGATCCGACGTCGGCGTTCAACGCGGGCGGGATGCTTGGCCGGATTGTAGGTCTCGCGGGGATTGGGGATGATCGCCGCCAAGAAAGCCGCCTGCTCCGGCGTGAGATGGGCGGCCGAAATGCCGAAATAATGTCGTGCGGCGGCCTCGGCGCCATAGATCCCATCCCCCCACTCGATCACGTTCAGATAGAGTTCCAGGATCCGCCGCTTTCCCAAGATCGCCTCCAATTCCACGGTGATCACGGCCTCGTGCACCTTGCGCAAGGGATTTCGCGACGTCGAGAGGAAGAGGTTCTTCGCCAATTGTTGGGTGATCGTCGAAGCCCCGCGCACGATCTCTCCCTCCTCGAGATTCTCCTTGAGCGCCTCCCGAATCTGGCCCCAATCGAAGCCGTGATGGACAAAGAATCGCGGATCTTCACCCGCGAGCACGGCGCGCACAAGATGCGGCGAGAGGCGCTCGTAGGGGATCCACACGTGCACGCGCTTGGGCACCTGACCGCGCGCTCGCGCTTCCTCCGCCCGTTGTCGCATGAGGGCCGTCATCCGCGGAGCGATCGTTCGGAAGCGAATGACTTGAATGAGAATCGTGCTGTGATAGACGAGAACTCCCACGAGGAGCCCTGCGAGTATCCAGCGGATCAACTTCCGCTTTCGATGCGCTCGTCGCATCAGAACAAGCGCGCCTCCTGTGCCGAGAAGACGTTGTAGCAC
Protein-coding sequences here:
- a CDS encoding nucleotide exchange factor GrpE, with product MEKPNVRRIPIRFAEDHGETGYTVRPSEDSSTTHAPTEPETEELGATIHELGQELLEPSPQLTSASAEEGSALAQWQQEKQALYDRLVRLAAEFDNYRKRIERERERMREDARAEVLTEFLPIVDDFERALEGAELVRDMDGLLYGLRMIHRRLLELLARFNVRPIETIGQRFDPTRHEAFAIEPTDEFEENTILDEYQRGYLIGDRLLRPARVKVAVRPTSNTSSPPREPERSSHDR
- a CDS encoding RNA-binding protein — translated: MSVKLYVGNLPYSVTSEDLEDLFRPFGPVLSSHVITDRITGRSRGFGFVELASAEAAEAAISQLNQREYEGRTLIVNEARPRPERPSNQFGYDRGGGPSRGGRRPPRGSGRSPRW
- the mtgA gene encoding monofunctional biosynthetic peptidoglycan transglycosylase produces the protein MRRAHRKRKLIRWILAGLLVGVLVYHSTILIQVIRFRTIAPRMTALMRQRAEEARARGQVPKRVHVWIPYERLSPHLVRAVLAGEDPRFFVHHGFDWGQIREALKENLEEGEIVRGASTITQQLAKNLFLSTSRNPLRKVHEAVITVELEAILGKRRILELYLNVIEWGDGIYGAEAAARHYFGISAAHLTPEQAAFLAAIIPNPRETYNPAKHPARVERRRRIIQRRMREVSIPPQFRAAGTAVPLLLSP